Proteins encoded within one genomic window of Rossellomorea vietnamensis:
- the fliR gene encoding flagellar biosynthetic protein FliR yields the protein MEELVPILSVYLLVFVRVSAFFVTMPLFSYRNIPAQHRIAFSVVLSWVMYYTIDSKAFEINGQYFLLIMKEAMIGLLIGFVAYMIVTAIQIAGGFIDFQMGFAIANVIDPQTGAQSPLTGQYLYTFALLLLLALNGHHLLLDGIFYSYQLIPIDSPWIPFGNENLIDYVITSFNSMFIIAFQMSIPVVATLFLVDVALGIVARTVPQLNIFVVGFPIKIGVAFIVLFIVMGVTFTVMQKLFEMMFVTMRDLMKIIGGT from the coding sequence ATGGAAGAGCTCGTACCTATACTATCGGTATATCTACTCGTTTTTGTGAGGGTTTCGGCATTTTTTGTCACGATGCCGCTGTTTTCATATCGAAATATACCTGCACAGCATCGAATCGCCTTTTCAGTTGTACTATCATGGGTCATGTACTATACGATCGACTCAAAGGCATTTGAAATCAACGGGCAATACTTCCTTTTGATCATGAAAGAAGCCATGATCGGTCTTTTGATCGGCTTTGTTGCCTACATGATTGTAACGGCTATTCAAATAGCGGGGGGCTTCATTGATTTTCAAATGGGATTCGCCATTGCGAATGTGATTGACCCTCAAACGGGAGCACAAAGCCCTTTGACAGGGCAATATTTGTACACATTTGCCCTTTTGTTATTGCTCGCCCTGAATGGTCATCATTTACTGCTCGATGGGATTTTTTACAGTTATCAATTGATTCCGATCGATTCCCCTTGGATTCCGTTTGGAAATGAGAATTTAATCGATTATGTCATTACGTCCTTTAATTCCATGTTCATCATCGCTTTTCAGATGTCCATTCCTGTGGTCGCGACCCTTTTCCTGGTAGATGTGGCATTAGGCATCGTAGCGAGGACCGTGCCACAGTTAAATATCTTTGTGGTTGGGTTCCCCATAAAAATCGGGGTAGCCTTCATCGTGCTATTCATAGTCATGGGGGTCACATTTACGGTCATGCAGAAATTGTTTGAAATGATGTTTGTAACCATGAGGGATTTAATGAAAATTATTGGAGGCACATAA
- a CDS encoding TIGR02530 family flagellar biosynthesis protein — MEKTFFHRSPQPITSNYHSKAVNRSARSSASFATQLDKAIKDVSPLQISKHAKIRMEQRGISIPSETWEKIGEKVKEAKNKGVQDSLVILKDAALIVSAKNQTVITALDREEANSQIFTNINGTILIDS; from the coding sequence ATGGAAAAAACGTTCTTTCACCGCTCACCGCAACCCATAACGTCTAATTATCATAGTAAAGCAGTTAATCGATCTGCCCGCTCTTCTGCATCATTTGCGACTCAATTGGATAAGGCGATCAAAGATGTCTCTCCATTGCAAATCAGCAAACATGCGAAAATAAGGATGGAACAAAGAGGAATCTCTATTCCTTCTGAAACGTGGGAAAAGATTGGGGAGAAAGTGAAAGAAGCGAAGAATAAGGGTGTACAGGACTCACTGGTTATTCTGAAAGATGCCGCATTGATTGTAAGTGCCAAGAACCAAACGGTGATCACCGCTTTGGACCGTGAAGAGGCAAATTCTCAAATATTCACCAACATTAATGGAACCATATTAATCGATTCATAG
- the fliL gene encoding flagellar basal body-associated protein FliL, translated as MTIMMISLVTITLVGVIALVVLLKFSGDEEAKGPSIEEVIENSVDIPEMTTNLMSNDFIRISFKIQTDSKKAKKELAKRDFQVNNIIIEELSELKAEELQGKKGKELVETKVKDKVNSLMQEGAVERVYITSMMIQ; from the coding sequence ATGACCATCATGATGATCTCATTGGTGACCATTACCCTCGTCGGTGTCATAGCACTGGTGGTATTGCTGAAGTTTTCCGGGGATGAGGAAGCAAAAGGTCCCTCCATTGAAGAAGTGATTGAAAACTCAGTGGACATACCTGAAATGACCACCAATTTAATGAGCAACGACTTTATTCGTATCTCTTTTAAGATTCAAACGGATAGTAAGAAAGCGAAGAAAGAATTAGCGAAAAGGGATTTTCAAGTGAATAATATCATCATAGAAGAGCTTTCAGAATTGAAAGCAGAAGAACTGCAAGGGAAAAAAGGGAAAGAATTGGTCGAGACAAAGGTGAAAGACAAAGTGAACTCCCTCATGCAGGAAGGCGCGGTTGAAAGAGTATATATCACCTCTATGATGATTCAATAA
- the fliY gene encoding flagellar motor switch phosphatase FliY translates to MSDMLSQDEIDALLRGSAEPEEKVEERKEIKMSDYISSIEEDALGEIGNISFGSSATALSTLLNQKVEITTPKVTIIDKNYLEEEFPHPYVAIQVQYTEGFSGVNLLVIQQSDASIIADLMLGGDGRNPSGDLGEIQLSAVQEAMNQMMGSAATSMSTVFSKKVDISPPSIDLMYIPRGEGEENIPDQDLLVKVSFSLKIGDLIDSNIMQLLPLSFARSLVDELMNGGATEEVAAASAPSMVEAPHSVPEPVYSGIHESTNPHHQSHSQHLGEQSGQSEPVHVQPATFSSFEPAPLGQQESNNLNMLLDIPLQVTVELGRTNRSVRDILELSSGSIIELDKLAGEPVNILVNSQLMAKGEVVVIDENFGVRITDIVSQSDRIKKLK, encoded by the coding sequence ATGAGTGATATGTTATCGCAAGATGAAATAGATGCGTTACTTCGTGGTTCTGCGGAGCCAGAAGAAAAAGTAGAAGAACGCAAAGAAATTAAGATGAGTGATTATATCAGCTCCATAGAAGAAGATGCTTTGGGTGAAATCGGGAACATATCGTTTGGAAGTTCTGCAACCGCACTTTCCACCTTATTAAATCAGAAGGTGGAAATTACGACCCCTAAAGTGACCATCATTGACAAGAACTATTTAGAAGAGGAATTTCCTCATCCTTATGTAGCCATTCAGGTTCAGTATACGGAAGGGTTCTCCGGTGTGAATTTGCTCGTGATCCAACAATCGGATGCGTCCATCATTGCCGACTTGATGCTTGGCGGCGATGGAAGAAACCCATCCGGGGATCTCGGTGAAATCCAGCTCAGCGCTGTACAGGAGGCCATGAATCAGATGATGGGTTCAGCCGCTACATCCATGTCGACTGTATTCAGTAAGAAGGTGGATATTTCACCTCCATCCATTGATCTTATGTACATTCCCCGGGGAGAAGGGGAAGAAAACATCCCAGATCAAGACCTGCTTGTTAAAGTATCGTTTTCGTTGAAAATTGGAGATCTGATTGATTCTAATATCATGCAGCTCCTTCCCCTATCCTTTGCCAGAAGCTTAGTGGATGAATTAATGAATGGTGGTGCGACAGAGGAAGTGGCGGCTGCATCGGCACCAAGTATGGTGGAAGCACCGCATTCCGTTCCTGAACCGGTATATAGCGGGATCCATGAAAGCACGAACCCGCATCATCAGTCCCACTCTCAGCATCTGGGGGAACAAAGCGGACAATCTGAGCCCGTACATGTACAACCGGCTACATTCAGCAGTTTCGAGCCTGCTCCACTGGGACAGCAGGAAAGTAACAATCTAAATATGCTGTTGGATATTCCACTTCAAGTGACGGTGGAGCTTGGAAGAACGAATCGATCAGTCAGAGACATCCTTGAGTTGTCGTCTGGTTCGATCATCGAACTCGATAAGTTGGCGGGAGAGCCGGTCAATATCCTTGTGAATAGCCAGTTGATGGCCAAAGGGGAAGTCGTTGTCATCGATGAGAACTTTGGTGTCAGGATAACCGACATTGTTAGTCAGAGTGATCGAATTAAAAAACTGAAATAA
- a CDS encoding response regulator, giving the protein MANKILIVDDAAFMRMMIKDILTKNGFDVVGEAADGSQAVDKYKELKPDLVTMDITMPEKDGIAALKEIKSIDASAKIIMCSAMGQQAMVIDAIQAGAKDFIVKPFQADRVIEAIQKALS; this is encoded by the coding sequence ATGGCGAATAAGATTCTAATTGTAGATGATGCAGCCTTTATGAGAATGATGATCAAAGATATTTTAACGAAAAATGGATTTGACGTAGTAGGGGAAGCAGCGGATGGAAGTCAGGCTGTGGATAAATACAAGGAGTTAAAACCCGATCTTGTGACGATGGATATTACCATGCCTGAAAAAGATGGGATTGCTGCCTTAAAGGAAATCAAGTCGATTGATGCCTCTGCAAAAATCATTATGTGTTCAGCCATGGGCCAACAAGCCATGGTCATCGATGCGATTCAAGCTGGTGCGAAAGATTTTATCGTCAAGCCGTTCCAGGCGGATCGTGTAATCGAAGCGATCCAGAAAGCGTTAAGCTAA
- the fliP gene encoding flagellar type III secretion system pore protein FliP (The bacterial flagellar biogenesis protein FliP forms a type III secretion system (T3SS)-type pore required for flagellar assembly.) → MNEFMEFFNSSSADDVSTSVKLLLLFTVLSLAPSILILMTSFTRIMIVLSFVRTSLATQQMPPNQVLIGLSLFLTFFIMAPTFQEVNDEALTPLFNEEINLEEAYTKASIPFKEFMSKQTRQKDLELFLEYSGADRPESVKDIPLTSLVPAFALSEIKTAFQIGFMIFIPFLVIDMVVASVLMSMGMMMLPPVMISLPFKILLFVLVDGWYLVIKSLLQSF, encoded by the coding sequence ATGAATGAATTCATGGAGTTTTTCAATAGCAGCTCAGCAGATGATGTGTCGACCAGTGTAAAGCTGCTGCTACTCTTTACCGTCTTATCCCTTGCACCCAGTATCCTGATATTGATGACATCTTTTACCCGGATCATGATTGTCCTGTCCTTCGTCCGTACGTCCCTTGCCACTCAGCAAATGCCACCGAATCAGGTGTTGATCGGACTTTCTTTATTTCTTACTTTCTTTATCATGGCTCCTACTTTCCAAGAGGTGAATGATGAAGCGTTGACACCTTTATTTAACGAGGAGATCAATCTGGAAGAAGCGTACACGAAAGCTTCGATTCCTTTTAAAGAATTTATGAGTAAGCAGACGAGACAGAAGGATCTGGAATTGTTTCTGGAATATTCAGGGGCCGATCGTCCCGAATCAGTGAAAGATATTCCTCTCACATCCTTAGTGCCGGCTTTCGCATTGAGTGAAATCAAGACTGCTTTTCAGATAGGATTTATGATCTTCATCCCCTTTTTGGTCATCGATATGGTCGTTGCGAGTGTGTTGATGTCGATGGGTATGATGATGCTTCCTCCTGTCATGATTTCATTGCCGTTCAAAATTTTACTATTTGTTTTAGTGGATGGCTGGTATTTAGTAATAAAATCTCTTTTACAAAGCTTTTAA
- the flhB gene encoding flagellar biosynthesis protein FlhB has translation MQWLSLDLQYFSGEKTEKATPKKRDDARKKGQTAKSQDVNTAIILLAVFLFLTFSASYIGDIVFDLFHQTFQEYMLMDLTENTVQVITMDLMKEIALLLGPIMLVALVAGLISNYIQVGVMFTTEPLQPKLEKIDPIKGFKRIFSLRAIVELLKSILKISFVGAITFVVLWMNIDRVLSLSFKSVGDSLTTMASLTIQMGIAASLALLFLSLFDFLYQKYDFEKNIRMSKQDLKDEHKNVEGDPLIKSKIKQRQREMAMRRMMQEVPEADVVITNPTHFAIALKYDEDKMDAPYVVAKGVDYLAQKIKYIAGENDVVMVENRPLARSLYDSAEIGDSVPEEFFKAVAEILAYVYRIKNQM, from the coding sequence TTGCAGTGGCTATCATTAGACCTACAGTATTTCAGTGGGGAAAAGACAGAGAAAGCAACTCCTAAAAAAAGGGATGACGCCAGAAAAAAAGGTCAAACAGCGAAAAGTCAGGATGTCAATACGGCCATCATTCTGCTGGCTGTCTTTTTATTTCTGACTTTCAGTGCTTCTTATATAGGGGATATCGTGTTTGATTTGTTTCATCAAACGTTTCAGGAATACATGCTCATGGATCTTACTGAAAATACCGTACAAGTCATCACCATGGACCTGATGAAGGAGATTGCCCTGCTGCTTGGTCCGATCATGCTCGTCGCCCTCGTTGCCGGCTTGATCTCCAATTATATACAAGTGGGTGTCATGTTCACGACAGAGCCCTTACAGCCTAAGTTGGAGAAAATCGATCCCATTAAAGGATTTAAGCGGATTTTTTCCCTGCGTGCCATTGTCGAATTATTAAAATCCATTCTGAAAATTTCATTTGTAGGGGCCATTACCTTTGTCGTTTTATGGATGAACATCGACCGGGTGTTGAGTCTGTCCTTTAAATCGGTGGGAGATTCCTTGACGACCATGGCAAGTCTCACGATCCAAATGGGAATTGCAGCATCCCTTGCGTTATTATTCTTATCACTTTTTGATTTTCTATATCAAAAATACGATTTTGAGAAGAACATACGGATGTCGAAACAGGACCTGAAAGACGAACATAAAAATGTTGAAGGGGACCCTCTCATCAAGTCTAAAATTAAGCAAAGACAGCGGGAGATGGCCATGCGGCGCATGATGCAGGAAGTACCCGAGGCAGATGTAGTGATCACCAATCCCACTCACTTTGCCATTGCCCTAAAATATGATGAGGATAAAATGGATGCCCCGTATGTCGTGGCAAAGGGAGTTGATTACCTGGCACAGAAAATAAAATACATCGCAGGTGAAAATGACGTCGTCATGGTAGAGAACCGGCCGCTCGCGCGTTCGCTCTACGACTCGGCAGAAATCGGCGATAGCGTACCTGAAGAATTTTTCAAGGCAGTAGCAGAAATTTTAGCTTATGTTTACCGAATCAAAAACCAGATGTAA
- the fliQ gene encoding flagellar biosynthesis protein FliQ, which produces MNAESVIAIAERGIYVTLVVSGPLLLLALVVGLIVSIFQATTQIQEQTLAFIPKIVAVLIGIVFFGPWMLTKLVTYTSQIFSDLTRFVG; this is translated from the coding sequence ATGAATGCTGAATCCGTAATTGCCATAGCAGAGCGGGGTATCTACGTTACTCTCGTCGTATCAGGCCCATTACTGCTACTGGCCCTGGTTGTCGGCTTGATTGTCAGTATTTTTCAAGCGACAACCCAAATTCAAGAACAGACACTGGCATTCATTCCGAAAATTGTGGCCGTACTGATTGGCATCGTTTTCTTTGGGCCTTGGATGTTAACGAAGCTTGTGACGTATACTTCGCAGATTTTTTCAGATTTAACAAGGTTCGTAGGGTAG
- a CDS encoding flagellar hook-length control protein FliK has protein sequence MEIGIATQRVNAASPLYKEGNLPKKETGFSQHLLGFVANQSSELKEVKSVDAPSFLVNLEAILEAGKLEDLGLTQEQLDQLSKVKELDVNQIADILGISTDGIKTLFSELKSVMVGTGSPVDPEQVEDVYEDLIGTLQLLQSALTKDTKAGKSSVENYLKELNGQGQIEGVVKLAKVLDLFARNRDMHVTDSSKAAEVKELVKNIQSGLEGTIPKLQQTSGDWSRILREAYTRRVPEETMNQNPDMHGSTAEKKGIQPVQGTNLHFVLPKAETFSMNLPSTGRSLQYEQFVKEFHNILGKSNMISQPNMSKLLIKLYPEQLGSIRIELLQQNGVMTAKILASTTGAKEMLDSQIHGLKHAFSAQNLNVEKIEISQAFSETERQHKGQSGQGSHQHKQSDQSQSTHEEETQSFKDYLVNTEI, from the coding sequence ATGGAAATCGGAATCGCTACACAAAGGGTAAACGCTGCATCACCCCTGTATAAGGAAGGGAATCTTCCCAAAAAAGAAACGGGCTTTTCACAGCATCTTTTGGGGTTTGTCGCCAACCAAAGCAGTGAATTGAAGGAAGTCAAATCAGTGGATGCCCCGTCCTTTCTCGTAAATCTTGAAGCGATCCTGGAAGCTGGCAAACTGGAGGATCTCGGCCTCACTCAAGAGCAGTTGGATCAACTCTCAAAAGTGAAAGAACTTGATGTTAATCAGATTGCAGACATTCTTGGCATAAGTACTGATGGAATCAAAACACTTTTTTCCGAATTGAAGTCAGTCATGGTGGGAACGGGATCACCTGTCGATCCGGAGCAGGTTGAGGATGTTTATGAAGACCTTATTGGTACACTTCAACTATTACAGTCCGCTCTTACAAAGGATACCAAGGCCGGAAAGTCTTCTGTAGAAAATTATTTGAAAGAATTAAATGGCCAGGGTCAAATAGAAGGCGTCGTCAAATTGGCAAAGGTATTGGACCTTTTTGCTCGTAATCGTGATATGCATGTCACAGATTCATCGAAAGCAGCAGAGGTAAAAGAATTGGTGAAGAATATTCAATCCGGGTTAGAGGGTACCATACCAAAACTTCAACAAACGTCAGGTGACTGGTCAAGGATTCTGCGAGAAGCCTATACGCGCCGGGTACCTGAAGAAACGATGAATCAGAATCCTGATATGCATGGCTCCACGGCCGAAAAGAAAGGAATTCAACCGGTTCAAGGAACGAATCTTCATTTTGTTCTGCCCAAGGCTGAAACCTTTTCAATGAATCTGCCATCGACCGGCCGCTCCCTTCAATACGAGCAATTTGTTAAAGAATTTCATAATATCCTGGGTAAATCGAATATGATATCCCAACCAAATATGAGTAAGCTGCTGATTAAACTGTATCCAGAACAATTGGGTTCAATAAGGATTGAATTATTGCAGCAGAATGGGGTCATGACAGCGAAGATCCTTGCTTCAACCACAGGTGCGAAAGAAATGCTGGATTCACAAATTCATGGATTGAAACATGCTTTCAGTGCCCAGAACCTGAACGTTGAGAAGATTGAAATATCACAGGCATTCTCGGAAACTGAGCGTCAGCATAAAGGACAATCCGGTCAGGGGTCCCATCAGCATAAACAATCCGATCAATCCCAATCGACCCATGAAGAGGAGACTCAGTCCTTCAAAGATTATCTCGTAAATACTGAAATATAG
- a CDS encoding flagellar FlbD family protein — protein sequence MITLTRLNGKSFTLNALYIETVEAFPDTTILLTNGRRYVVKESVDEVNSRSLTFFQKVNLLHLPQEGGNTN from the coding sequence ATGATTACATTGACCAGGCTGAATGGTAAATCGTTTACGTTGAATGCCCTATACATAGAAACAGTCGAAGCATTTCCCGATACTACCATTCTATTAACAAATGGTAGACGGTATGTTGTGAAAGAATCAGTGGATGAGGTCAATTCCCGCTCACTTACCTTTTTTCAAAAAGTGAATCTGCTTCATCTGCCCCAGGAGGGAGGTAATACAAATTGA
- the flgD gene encoding flagellar hook assembly protein FlgD → MTKIDPSLLYSNVQAKRETGGDILGKDDFLKILMTQLQNQDPMNPMQDKDFIAQMATFSSLEQMTNLTKTMEKFVDTQSQTQLISYNQFVGKEVTWHKVVESESDEVPEIQEGQGLVKGVRFKGDSVEFIMEDGTILNPGNISQVNTSGSGESSLVSASLLIGKKVTWSGEDGELSGVVQSVSKKDSQIWIHTDSGEKISSIALLKIES, encoded by the coding sequence ATGACGAAAATAGATCCCAGTTTACTATATTCCAACGTTCAGGCTAAGCGTGAAACAGGGGGGGATATTTTAGGGAAAGATGATTTCCTTAAAATCCTCATGACCCAATTGCAAAATCAAGACCCGATGAACCCCATGCAGGACAAGGATTTCATCGCACAAATGGCGACATTTTCTTCTCTGGAGCAAATGACCAATCTGACCAAGACGATGGAGAAGTTCGTTGATACACAAAGTCAGACCCAACTGATTTCTTATAATCAATTTGTAGGGAAAGAAGTGACCTGGCATAAGGTTGTTGAATCAGAATCAGATGAAGTACCTGAAATTCAAGAAGGACAAGGACTCGTTAAGGGTGTCCGTTTTAAAGGTGATTCGGTTGAATTCATCATGGAAGATGGCACGATTTTGAATCCGGGGAATATTTCTCAAGTCAATACTTCAGGAAGCGGAGAGTCATCTCTCGTAAGCGCATCCCTCTTAATAGGCAAGAAGGTGACATGGAGTGGGGAAGATGGGGAATTGAGCGGAGTCGTTCAATCCGTTTCGAAGAAGGATTCCCAAATATGGATTCATACCGATTCAGGTGAAAAAATCTCAAGTATTGCATTGTTAAAAATTGAATCCTAG
- the flgF gene encoding flagellar basal-body rod protein FlgF → MLRSMYSGISGMKNFQTKLDVIGNNIANVNTYGYKKGRVTFQDLMNQTVSGASRATDNRGGQNAKQVGLGSSLSSIDTIQTQGSLQTTGRSLDVAISGDGYFVVRQGNNEMYTRAGNFYLDSNGNLVTGQGNLVQGYPVDAAGVVNKSGTADIKIDTNTTMAPQATSVATYNGNLKSSAPNNTQVELETKVKDSLGQDISLKIVMEKTGLNQWEATVSSLTPGVTVNETTTISFDNAGKVQSPASGYVPFAITINNSTGANPTQDIDLDFSKITQFDSSSSANVDTVDGNSEGYLESFNIGSSGEVNGVFSNGEVRVLSQLSLATFSNPGGLTKAGNNLFQASNNSGLPNQGVAGEGRGALQSGSLEMSNVDLSEEFTEMITAQRGFQANTRIITTSDEILQELVNLKR, encoded by the coding sequence ATGCTACGTTCAATGTATTCAGGTATAAGTGGAATGAAAAACTTTCAGACCAAATTAGATGTAATCGGTAATAATATCGCCAATGTCAATACGTACGGATATAAAAAAGGACGGGTCACATTCCAGGATCTCATGAATCAAACCGTGTCCGGTGCCAGCAGGGCAACAGACAACCGGGGAGGGCAAAATGCAAAGCAAGTAGGGCTTGGATCGTCCTTATCATCCATCGATACAATCCAGACGCAGGGAAGTCTTCAAACTACCGGACGCTCATTGGATGTCGCCATATCAGGAGATGGATACTTCGTTGTGAGACAGGGAAATAACGAAATGTACACACGTGCCGGGAACTTTTACCTGGATTCTAACGGAAATCTTGTGACGGGTCAGGGGAATCTAGTTCAAGGGTATCCCGTTGATGCTGCAGGAGTGGTCAATAAGAGTGGTACGGCAGATATTAAGATTGATACTAATACTACTATGGCGCCTCAAGCGACTAGTGTGGCTACTTATAATGGGAATTTGAAGTCCAGTGCACCGAATAATACCCAAGTAGAATTAGAGACAAAAGTGAAAGATTCATTGGGGCAGGACATCAGTTTGAAAATCGTGATGGAGAAGACAGGTTTAAATCAATGGGAGGCCACTGTATCAAGTTTGACACCGGGTGTCACTGTTAATGAAACTACAACAATTTCTTTTGACAATGCCGGAAAAGTGCAATCACCAGCTTCAGGATATGTTCCTTTTGCCATCACAATAAATAACTCAACTGGAGCAAATCCAACTCAAGATATAGATCTGGACTTCTCCAAGATCACTCAGTTCGACAGCTCCTCCTCTGCCAATGTAGATACGGTTGATGGAAACTCAGAAGGATATCTTGAAAGCTTCAATATCGGTTCTTCCGGTGAAGTAAATGGAGTATTTTCAAACGGGGAAGTGAGAGTGTTGAGTCAGCTGTCTCTGGCCACATTCTCTAATCCCGGCGGATTGACAAAGGCAGGTAATAATCTGTTCCAGGCTTCCAATAACTCCGGCCTTCCAAACCAGGGTGTTGCTGGGGAAGGACGTGGAGCCCTTCAGTCCGGGTCCCTTGAAATGTCCAATGTAGACCTTTCCGAAGAATTCACCGAGATGATTACAGCTCAACGTGGATTCCAGGCTAATACCCGGATCATCACAACATCGGATGAAATCCTGCAGGAACTTGTAAACTTGAAACGTTAA
- a CDS encoding flagellar biosynthetic protein FliO has protein sequence MKKFQMLFAILLFIFTAAAGDMKAFAEVNNVKDCIEHPDTCEGQQTDGVEGSESGLATSVTFLDYLKMIVALIFVVALIYFLLKFINQKGRSFQQTKLINHLGGTPLGGNRSVQIVKVGRQVLVLGVGEDIQLLKEVRDEKEKEEILSYYEESQFPDTKYAVSSLMNRVKGSSPNKTDRSFQAQLKSQLEEMNKGRKKMLEELKNKGKQSDE, from the coding sequence TTGAAAAAGTTTCAAATGCTATTTGCAATATTGCTTTTCATCTTCACGGCAGCCGCCGGGGATATGAAAGCATTTGCTGAAGTGAATAATGTGAAAGACTGCATAGAGCATCCGGATACATGCGAGGGGCAGCAAACGGATGGAGTGGAAGGTTCTGAATCAGGGCTTGCCACTTCCGTTACGTTTTTAGATTACCTTAAGATGATCGTTGCCCTTATCTTTGTAGTGGCACTCATATATTTTTTATTAAAGTTCATTAATCAAAAAGGAAGATCATTTCAGCAAACAAAATTAATCAACCATTTAGGCGGGACCCCACTTGGGGGGAACCGTTCAGTACAGATCGTAAAGGTAGGCAGACAGGTACTGGTCCTGGGTGTGGGTGAAGATATTCAGCTTTTGAAAGAGGTAAGGGATGAAAAGGAGAAAGAAGAGATTCTTTCCTATTATGAAGAATCCCAATTCCCCGATACCAAATATGCCGTTTCCAGCTTGATGAACAGAGTCAAAGGATCTTCGCCGAATAAAACGGACAGGTCATTTCAAGCTCAGTTGAAATCACAGCTTGAGGAAATGAACAAGGGTAGGAAAAAGATGCTCGAGGAGTTAAAGAATAAGGGGAAACAGTCTGATGAATGA
- the fliM gene encoding flagellar motor switch protein FliM, with protein MASEILSQSEIDALLSALNTGEMSADDFKKEEEEKKVKVYDFKRALRFSKDQIRSLTRIHENFARILTTYFSAQLRTYVQINVASADQIPYEEFIRSVPKMTILNVYELPPLDGRILMEINPNIAYSMMDRVMGGRGISVNKVESLTEIETRIMSQLFEKAFENLREAWSTVVDVDPLFAEFEVNPQFLQMVSPNETVVVISLNTTIGETSGMINICIPHVVLEPILPKLSGSYWMESKRKESNPEETAQLERRIKRAQVPIVAELGQSDITIEEFLMLSIGDVIEMNTRIDDPLTVKIGEIPKFTAQPGKSNKKMAVQILDSLKGGDDEDE; from the coding sequence ATGGCAAGTGAAATATTGTCTCAAAGTGAAATTGATGCTCTGTTATCAGCCCTCAATACAGGGGAGATGAGTGCGGATGATTTCAAGAAAGAAGAAGAAGAGAAGAAAGTCAAAGTATATGATTTTAAGAGAGCCCTGCGTTTTTCAAAAGACCAGATCAGAAGCTTAACGAGGATCCATGAGAATTTCGCAAGGATTTTAACGACCTATTTCTCTGCCCAGCTAAGAACGTACGTTCAAATCAATGTAGCTTCTGCTGATCAGATCCCTTATGAGGAATTTATTCGTTCCGTACCGAAAATGACGATTTTGAACGTATATGAACTGCCGCCTTTGGATGGCAGGATCCTCATGGAAATCAACCCGAATATTGCTTATTCGATGATGGACCGGGTCATGGGAGGCAGAGGGATCAGTGTCAATAAAGTGGAAAGCTTAACGGAAATTGAAACGAGAATCATGAGCCAACTATTTGAAAAGGCGTTTGAAAATCTCAGGGAAGCCTGGAGCACCGTGGTGGACGTCGATCCTTTGTTTGCTGAGTTTGAAGTGAATCCACAGTTTCTGCAAATGGTCTCTCCCAATGAAACCGTAGTGGTCATTTCCTTGAATACAACGATTGGTGAGACCAGTGGAATGATCAACATTTGCATTCCTCACGTTGTATTGGAACCGATCCTTCCGAAATTATCCGGCAGTTATTGGATGGAATCAAAGCGGAAAGAGAGCAACCCTGAAGAAACCGCCCAGCTGGAAAGAAGAATCAAGAGGGCACAAGTTCCAATCGTAGCTGAATTAGGACAATCAGACATCACCATCGAAGAGTTCCTGATGCTTTCGATTGGAGATGTCATTGAAATGAACACACGAATCGATGATCCTTTAACTGTAAAAATAGGTGAGATTCCTAAATTCACTGCACAGCCTGGTAAATCAAATAAAAAAATGGCCGTGCAAATTTTAGATTCGTTGAAAGGGGGAGACGACGAAGATGAGTGA